In a single window of the Jaculus jaculus isolate mJacJac1 chromosome 9, mJacJac1.mat.Y.cur, whole genome shotgun sequence genome:
- the LOC123463341 gene encoding protein unc-50 homolog has translation MLPSTSVNSSMHGNGVLNSRDAARHTAGAKRYKYLRRLFRFRQMDFEFAAWQMLYLFTSPQRVYRNFHYRKQTKDQWARDDPAFLVLLSIWLCVSTVGFGFVLDMGFFETIKLLLWVVFIDCVGVGLLISTLMWFISNKYLVKRQSRDSDVEWGYAFDVHLNAFYPLLVILHFIQLFFINHVILTDTFIGYLVGNTLWLIAVGYYIYVTFLGYSALPFLKNTVILLYPFAPLILLYGLSLALGWNFTHTLCSFYKYRVK, from the coding sequence ATGTTACCAAGTACTTCAGTGAATTCCTCCATGCATGGGAATGGAGTCTTGAATTCCAGGGATGCAGCAAGACACACTGCTGGAGCAAAACGCTACAAGTACCTCAGAAGGCTTTTTCGTTTTCGGCAGATGGACTTTGAGTTTGCTGCGTGGCAGATGCTCTACCTGTTCACTTCCCCACAGAGGGTTTATAGGAACTTTCATTATCGGAAGCAGACAAAGGACCAGTGGGCCAGGGATGACCCTGCATTTTTGGTCCTATTAAGTATCTGGCTCTGTGTGTCCACCGTaggatttggctttgtgttggACATGGGATTTTTTGAGACAATAAAGCTTCTCCTGTGGGTCGTATTCATAGATTGTGTAGGTGTTGGCCTTCTGATATCAACTTTAATGTGGTTCATCTCTAACAAGTACTTAGTGAAACGCCAAAGCAGAGACTCTGATGTGGAATGGGGCTATGCCTTCGATGTGCATCTCAATGCATTTTACCCACTGCTGGTCATTTTGCATTTTATCCAGCTTTTTTTCATCAACCATGTTATCCTAACAGACACATTTATTGGATATTTAGTTGGAAACACTTTGTGGTTGATTGCAGTTGGCTATTATATCTACGTAACCTTCTTAGGATACAGTGCATTGCcatttttgaaaaatacagtAATTCTCCTCTACCCATTTGCACCTCTAATTCTGCTGTATGGGCTATCGCTGGCACTGGGCTGGAACTTCACCCACACTCTGTGTTCCTTCTACAAGTACAGAGTGAAATGA